A genomic segment from Klebsiella africana encodes:
- the kdpC gene encoding potassium-transporting ATPase subunit KdpC, which produces MSLIRPALVLFILLTLLTGGVYPLLTTSLGQWWFNPQANGSLIRLNGEVRGSALIGQNFTAAGYFQGRPSATAETADNPMASGGSNLAASNPALDKAVSERVQALRAANPDADPQVPVELVTTSASGLDNNLTPAAALWQVPRVAKARQLSVEQVTQLVNQATQIPLLSFLGQPVVNILQLNMALDALKDK; this is translated from the coding sequence ATGTCATTAATTCGTCCAGCACTTGTGCTATTTATTCTGTTAACGCTGCTCACCGGCGGCGTCTATCCTCTGCTTACCACCAGCCTGGGGCAATGGTGGTTTAACCCGCAGGCCAACGGCTCGCTGATCCGCCTGAACGGTGAAGTGCGCGGCTCGGCGCTGATTGGTCAGAACTTTACTGCCGCAGGCTATTTCCAGGGCCGCCCGTCGGCCACCGCTGAGACGGCGGATAATCCTATGGCCTCAGGCGGCAGCAATCTTGCCGCCAGCAACCCGGCGCTGGATAAAGCGGTGAGCGAGCGCGTACAGGCGCTGCGCGCCGCCAACCCGGACGCCGACCCGCAGGTGCCGGTCGAGCTGGTCACCACCTCGGCGAGCGGTCTCGATAACAACCTGACTCCGGCCGCCGCGCTGTGGCAGGTCCCCCGGGTGGCTAAAGCGCGCCAGCTGAGCGTTGAGCAGGTAACCCAGTTGGTGAATCAGGCCACACAAATCCCGCTGCTAAGCTTCCTTGGTCAGCCGGTGGTGAATATACTGCAACTCAATATGGCGCTGGATGCCCTGAAGGATAAGTAA
- the kdpD gene encoding two-component system sensor histidine kinase KdpD, producing the protein MSDEPLRPDPDRLLQHTAAPHRGKLKVFFGACAGVGKTWAMLAEAQRLRAQGLDILIGVAETHGRKETAAMLQGLSTLPPRRLAHRGRYVYEFDLDAALARRPALILVDELAHSNAPGSRHPKRWQDVDELLEAGIDVFTTVNVQHLESLNDVVSGITGVQVRETVPDPFFDAADDVVLVDLPPDDLRQRLNEGKVYIGGQAERAIENFFRKGNLIALRELALRRTADRVDEQMRAWRDRQGQEKVWHTRDAILLCIGHNTGSEKLVRAAARLAARLGSVWHAVYVETPSLHRLPEARRRAILAALRLAQELGAETATLSDPSEEKAVLHYAREHNLGKIVIGRQRKRRWWDRSGFADRLARHAPDLDLVVIALDEKPSPLPARANDSRTALEKWRLQLQGCAVAVALCAIITLVAMQWLMAFEAANLVMLYLLGVVIIALVYGRWPSVLATVINVISFDLFFVAPRGTLAVSDVQYLLTFGVMLTVGLLIGNLTAGVRYQARVARYRERRTRHLYEMSKALAVGRSQQDIATTSERFIASTFQARSQLLLPDAQGKLLPLTHQPGLTPWDDAIARWSFDKGQPAGAGTDTLPGVPYQILPLKSAARTWGLLVVEPENLRQLMIPEQQRLLETFTLLVASALERLTLTASEEQARLTSERESLRNSLLAALSHDLRTPLTVLFGQAEILTLDLASEGSKHAPQANEIRQHVLNTTRLVNNLLDMARIQSGGFNLHKEWLTLEEVVGSALRMLEPSLGGQHIQLDLPDPLQLVHVDGPLFERVLINLLENAHKYAGARAEIGIRAEADAKQLSLEVWDSGPGIPAGQEQAIFDKFARGNKESAIPGVGLGLAICQAIVDVHGGTISASNRPEGGASFRVTLPREAPPELEELPEEL; encoded by the coding sequence ATGAGTGACGAGCCGCTGCGCCCGGACCCTGACCGCCTGCTGCAGCACACCGCCGCCCCGCATCGCGGCAAACTGAAAGTGTTCTTTGGCGCCTGCGCCGGGGTGGGGAAAACCTGGGCGATGCTGGCGGAAGCGCAGCGGCTGCGCGCCCAGGGGCTGGATATTCTGATTGGTGTGGCGGAGACCCACGGCCGAAAAGAGACCGCCGCGATGCTGCAGGGCCTGAGCACCCTGCCGCCGCGGCGGCTTGCCCATCGCGGGCGGTACGTCTATGAGTTCGATCTCGACGCCGCCCTCGCCCGCCGTCCGGCGCTGATTCTGGTGGATGAGCTGGCGCACAGCAATGCGCCCGGCTCTCGCCATCCAAAGCGCTGGCAGGATGTGGATGAACTGCTGGAGGCCGGAATAGATGTTTTCACTACCGTTAACGTCCAGCATCTGGAAAGCCTGAATGACGTCGTCAGCGGGATCACCGGCGTGCAGGTGCGGGAGACCGTCCCCGATCCCTTCTTTGACGCCGCGGACGACGTGGTGTTGGTGGATCTCCCCCCTGACGATCTGCGCCAGCGGCTCAATGAGGGCAAAGTCTACATCGGCGGCCAGGCTGAGCGCGCTATCGAAAACTTTTTCCGCAAGGGCAACCTGATTGCGCTGCGCGAGCTGGCTCTGCGCCGCACCGCCGACCGCGTCGATGAGCAAATGCGCGCCTGGCGCGACCGCCAGGGCCAGGAGAAAGTCTGGCACACCCGCGATGCGATCCTGCTCTGTATCGGGCACAACACCGGCAGCGAAAAGCTGGTGCGCGCCGCCGCCCGGCTCGCCGCCCGCCTGGGCAGCGTCTGGCATGCAGTGTATGTCGAGACCCCTTCCCTGCACCGGCTGCCGGAAGCCCGGCGGCGGGCTATTCTCGCCGCGCTGCGTCTGGCCCAGGAGCTGGGCGCCGAAACCGCCACCCTCTCCGACCCGTCGGAAGAGAAAGCGGTCCTCCATTACGCCCGCGAACATAACCTCGGCAAAATCGTCATCGGCCGCCAGCGCAAACGCCGCTGGTGGGATCGCAGCGGCTTCGCCGACCGTCTGGCTCGCCATGCGCCGGACCTCGATCTGGTGGTGATCGCCCTCGATGAAAAACCGTCCCCCCTCCCTGCGCGGGCCAACGACAGCCGTACGGCGCTGGAAAAATGGCGACTGCAGCTGCAGGGCTGCGCGGTGGCGGTGGCGCTGTGCGCCATCATTACCCTGGTGGCCATGCAGTGGTTGATGGCTTTCGAAGCCGCCAACCTGGTGATGCTCTATCTGCTGGGGGTGGTGATCATCGCCCTGGTCTATGGTCGCTGGCCGTCGGTGCTGGCGACGGTGATCAACGTTATTAGCTTCGATCTCTTTTTTGTCGCTCCGCGCGGGACGCTGGCGGTGTCGGATGTCCAGTATCTGCTCACCTTCGGCGTGATGCTCACCGTGGGCCTGCTTATTGGTAACCTCACCGCCGGCGTGCGCTACCAGGCGCGGGTGGCGCGCTACCGTGAACGCCGTACCCGTCATCTGTATGAGATGTCTAAAGCGCTGGCGGTGGGTCGTAGCCAGCAGGATATCGCCACCACCAGCGAGCGGTTTATCGCCTCCACCTTTCAGGCCCGCAGCCAGCTGCTGCTGCCGGACGCCCAGGGAAAACTGCTGCCCTTAACCCACCAGCCAGGGCTGACCCCGTGGGATGATGCTATCGCCCGCTGGAGCTTTGATAAGGGCCAACCTGCCGGCGCCGGCACCGATACCCTGCCCGGCGTGCCCTATCAGATCTTGCCCCTGAAGAGCGCCGCCCGCACCTGGGGGCTATTGGTGGTGGAACCGGAGAATTTGCGCCAGCTGATGATCCCAGAGCAGCAGCGGCTGCTGGAAACCTTCACCCTGCTGGTGGCCAGCGCCCTGGAGCGCCTCACCCTGACCGCCAGCGAAGAGCAGGCCCGGCTGACCAGCGAGCGTGAAAGTCTGCGGAACTCGCTGCTCGCTGCGCTGTCACACGATCTGCGAACCCCGCTAACCGTGCTGTTTGGCCAGGCGGAAATCCTGACCCTCGACCTGGCCAGCGAAGGTTCAAAACATGCTCCGCAGGCCAACGAAATTCGCCAGCATGTGCTCAACACCACCCGGCTGGTGAACAACCTGTTGGATATGGCGCGGATACAGTCCGGCGGCTTTAATCTGCATAAGGAGTGGCTGACGCTGGAGGAAGTGGTCGGCAGCGCGCTGCGCATGCTCGAACCGAGCCTTGGTGGCCAGCACATTCAGCTGGATTTACCCGATCCCCTCCAGCTGGTGCATGTCGATGGGCCGCTGTTCGAGCGGGTGCTGATCAACCTGCTGGAAAATGCCCATAAGTATGCCGGCGCCCGGGCGGAGATCGGCATCCGCGCCGAGGCGGACGCCAAACAGCTGTCGCTGGAAGTCTGGGATAGTGGTCCGGGGATCCCGGCGGGCCAGGAACAGGCTATCTTTGATAAATTCGCCCGCGGCAATAAAGAGTCGGCGATCCCTGGCGTCGGGCTGGGCCTTGCCATCTGTCAGGCCATCGTCGATGTCCACGGCGGGACCATCTCCGCCAGTAACCGGCCCGAGGGCGGCGCCTCTTTCCGTGTTACACTGCCGCGAGAAGCGCCCCCTGAACTGGAAGAGTTACCTGAGGAATTGTGA
- the kdpE gene encoding two-component system response regulator KdpE, translating to MINVLIIEDEHAIRRFLRTALEADGMRVFEAETLQRGLIEAATRKPDLAILDLGLPDGDGIDFIRDLRQWSKMPIIVLSARSEEHDKIAALDAGADDYLSKPFGIGELQARLRVALRRHGAAQADEPVVRFADLEVNIPARRILRGSEEIHLTPIEFRLLAALLNNPGKVLTQRQLLNQVWGPNAVEHSHYLRIYMGHLRQKLEADPARPQHLLTETGIGYRFMP from the coding sequence GTGATCAACGTTCTGATTATCGAAGACGAACACGCTATCCGTCGCTTTCTGCGCACCGCGCTGGAAGCTGACGGCATGCGCGTATTTGAAGCAGAAACCCTGCAGCGTGGGCTGATCGAAGCTGCTACCCGTAAGCCAGACCTCGCGATCCTCGATCTGGGCCTGCCGGATGGTGACGGCATTGATTTTATTCGCGACCTGCGTCAGTGGAGCAAGATGCCGATCATCGTCCTGTCAGCGCGTAGCGAAGAGCATGACAAAATTGCCGCCCTGGATGCCGGCGCCGACGACTACTTAAGTAAACCCTTTGGTATCGGCGAGCTGCAGGCCCGCCTGCGTGTCGCGCTGCGTCGCCACGGCGCGGCGCAGGCCGACGAGCCGGTGGTGCGTTTTGCCGACCTGGAGGTCAATATCCCCGCACGCCGTATTCTGCGCGGCAGCGAAGAGATCCACCTGACGCCCATCGAGTTTCGCCTGCTGGCGGCGCTATTGAATAATCCCGGCAAAGTGCTTACCCAGCGTCAGCTGCTGAATCAGGTATGGGGGCCTAATGCCGTGGAGCACAGTCACTATCTGCGGATCTACATGGGTCATCTGCGACAAAAGCTGGAGGCCGATCCGGCACGGCCGCAGCATTTGCTGACCGAAACCGGCATTGGCTATCGCTTTATGCCCTGA
- a CDS encoding arginine:ornithine antiporter has product MKIQRKSLFLFWAWMDLFFVLQFLWWNISHRRLPFYDDLLAYLQLLHTWGSAAVWLYPLNVLLIISIPLSMILFFRQSRYALWLAWAQAPLRLVFMQPSLSLGLWLIQAAGVRHVAILAGFLLLSEGLKIASLWYCRGGIQGIKR; this is encoded by the coding sequence ATGAAAATACAACGGAAGTCCCTGTTTTTGTTCTGGGCGTGGATGGATCTCTTTTTCGTCCTGCAATTTTTATGGTGGAATATTTCCCACCGCCGCCTCCCTTTCTACGACGACCTGCTGGCTTATCTCCAGCTGTTACATACCTGGGGCTCCGCGGCGGTCTGGCTCTATCCGCTGAATGTTCTGCTGATTATCAGCATCCCGCTGTCGATGATCCTCTTTTTTCGTCAGAGCCGCTATGCGCTGTGGCTGGCCTGGGCGCAGGCGCCGCTCAGGCTGGTGTTTATGCAGCCTTCGCTGTCGCTGGGGCTGTGGCTGATTCAGGCTGCTGGCGTCAGGCATGTAGCGATCCTGGCCGGTTTTCTGCTGCTCTCTGAAGGGCTGAAAATCGCCAGCCTCTGGTACTGCAGAGGCGGGATTCAGGGCATAAAGCGATAG
- the pgm gene encoding phosphoglucomutase (alpha-D-glucose-1,6-bisphosphate-dependent), with the protein MAIDKRAGQPAQQSDLINVAQLTAQYYVLKPEVGNAEHAVKFGTSGHRGSAARHNFNEPHILAIAQAIAEDRAKNGITGPCYVGKDTHALSEPAFISVLEVLTANGVDVIVQENNGFTPTPAVSNAILVHNKKGGPLADGIVITPSHNPPEDGGIKYNPPNGGPADTNVTKVVENRANELLAAGLQGVKRISLDAALASGHVKEQDLVQPFIEGLADIVDMAAIQKAGLTLGVDPLGGSGIEYWKRIGEHYKLNLTIVNDQVDQTFRFMHLDKDGAIRMDCSSECAMAGLLALRDKFDLAFANDPDYDRHGIVTPAGLMNPNHYLAVAINYLFQHRPQWGKEVAVGKTLVSSAMIDRVVNDLGRKLVEVPVGFKWFVDGLFDGSFGFGGEESAGASFLRFDGTPWSTDKDGIIMCLLAAEITAVTGKNPQEHYNELAERFGAPSYNRLQASATSAQKAALSKLSPEMVSADTLAGDPITARLTAAPGNGAAIGGLKVMTDNGWFAARPSGTEDAYKIYCESFLGEEHRKLIEKEAVEIVSEVLKNA; encoded by the coding sequence ATGGCAATCGATAAACGTGCGGGGCAGCCTGCGCAACAGAGTGATTTGATTAACGTCGCCCAACTGACTGCTCAGTACTACGTGCTGAAGCCTGAAGTCGGTAATGCGGAGCATGCGGTAAAATTCGGTACCTCTGGCCATCGCGGCAGCGCGGCGCGCCACAACTTCAACGAACCGCATATCCTGGCCATCGCCCAGGCCATTGCGGAAGATCGTGCGAAGAACGGGATCACCGGTCCGTGCTATGTCGGCAAAGATACCCACGCCCTCTCCGAGCCGGCGTTTATCTCGGTGCTGGAAGTGTTAACCGCCAACGGCGTTGACGTAATCGTGCAGGAAAACAATGGCTTCACTCCGACGCCGGCGGTCTCCAATGCGATTCTGGTGCATAACAAAAAAGGCGGTCCGCTGGCGGACGGTATTGTGATCACCCCGTCACACAACCCGCCGGAAGATGGTGGTATCAAGTACAACCCGCCAAACGGCGGCCCGGCGGATACCAACGTCACCAAAGTGGTGGAGAACCGCGCCAACGAACTGCTGGCCGCCGGCCTGCAGGGCGTGAAACGCATTTCTCTGGACGCGGCGCTGGCTTCTGGCCACGTTAAAGAACAGGATCTGGTGCAGCCGTTCATTGAGGGGCTGGCGGACATCGTCGACATGGCGGCGATCCAGAAAGCCGGCCTGACGCTGGGCGTCGATCCGCTGGGCGGATCCGGCATCGAATACTGGAAACGCATTGGCGAGCACTACAAGCTCAATCTGACCATTGTTAACGATCAGGTGGATCAGACCTTCCGCTTCATGCACCTCGATAAAGACGGCGCCATCCGCATGGACTGCTCCTCGGAGTGTGCGATGGCGGGCCTGCTGGCGCTGCGCGATAAGTTCGATCTGGCGTTTGCCAACGACCCGGATTACGACCGCCACGGGATTGTCACCCCGGCGGGGCTGATGAATCCGAACCATTACCTGGCGGTGGCGATCAACTATCTGTTCCAGCATCGTCCGCAGTGGGGCAAAGAGGTGGCAGTCGGTAAAACGCTGGTCTCCTCGGCGATGATTGACCGCGTGGTGAACGATCTGGGCCGCAAGCTGGTGGAAGTGCCGGTGGGCTTTAAGTGGTTCGTTGACGGCCTGTTCGACGGCAGCTTCGGCTTCGGCGGCGAAGAGAGCGCCGGGGCCTCCTTCCTGCGCTTCGACGGCACGCCGTGGTCGACCGATAAAGACGGCATCATCATGTGCCTGCTGGCGGCGGAAATCACCGCAGTCACCGGGAAAAACCCGCAGGAGCATTACAACGAGCTGGCGGAACGCTTCGGTGCGCCGAGCTATAACCGTCTGCAGGCTTCCGCGACCTCCGCGCAGAAAGCAGCGCTGTCCAAGCTCTCTCCGGAAATGGTCAGCGCCGACACCCTGGCGGGCGATCCGATCACCGCCCGTCTGACCGCGGCGCCGGGCAACGGGGCGGCGATTGGCGGCCTGAAGGTGATGACCGACAACGGCTGGTTCGCGGCGCGTCCGTCAGGCACCGAAGATGCCTACAAGATCTACTGCGAAAGCTTCCTCGGCGAAGAACATCGCAAGCTGATTGAAAAAGAAGCGGTAGAGATTGTCAGCGAAGTGCTGAAGAACGCCTAA
- the seqA gene encoding replication initiation negative regulator SeqA — translation MKTIEVDDELYRYIASHTLHIGESASDILRRMLKFSAVSQPATPVSKAAPTLAPAPAAEVKPANPVKDKVRAMREMLLSDEYAEQKRAVNRFMLVLTTLYSLDSKAFAEATESLHGRTRVYFAEDARTLLKSGNQTKPKQVPGTPWWVITNTNTGRKCSMIEHIMQSMQFPAELIEKVCGTI, via the coding sequence ATGAAAACAATTGAAGTTGATGATGAACTCTATCGCTATATTGCCAGCCACACTCTGCATATCGGCGAGAGCGCATCCGACATTTTACGGCGTATGCTGAAATTTTCCGCCGTTTCCCAACCGGCTACACCGGTCAGCAAAGCCGCGCCGACGCTGGCGCCAGCGCCTGCCGCTGAGGTGAAACCCGCTAACCCGGTGAAGGATAAAGTCCGCGCCATGCGCGAGATGCTGTTATCTGATGAATACGCCGAGCAGAAGCGCGCGGTGAACCGTTTTATGCTGGTGTTGACGACCCTCTACTCCCTGGACAGTAAAGCCTTTGCTGAGGCTACCGAGTCTCTGCACGGCCGCACGCGCGTTTACTTCGCGGAAGATGCGCGTACGCTGCTGAAAAGCGGCAACCAGACCAAACCGAAACAGGTTCCTGGTACCCCGTGGTGGGTTATCACCAATACCAATACCGGCCGTAAATGCAGCATGATCGAGCACATCATGCAGTCGATGCAGTTCCCTGCGGAGCTGATTGAAAAGGTTTGCGGCACGATCTAG